The Lacipirellula parvula genome window below encodes:
- a CDS encoding LysM peptidoglycan-binding domain-containing protein produces MSSLRPLATITLLAVVGVVLYMKINETEPVIPEGVGEWTTGQLEIGGDPGASVPGVGGLSQAPKLDAPPLDATAAASAAPAGDAAPAWKPEPILSSKTDAAEAPKFDPTAAAPADKGATAESSPVARSADASQLPDMPPLPESNSTAKDAAPVVAAAAAAAAVPFVNTPSTGATPSAASAPAAESSAAASPAPSSNPYAVTPDASAVAPPLETPVAGSTPVADVPPVAEAPVAGTEPITPTDASKGSMYASARVAVQGDLDRGELAQALLKLSEWYGDPSLTPEETQEVDTLLGQLAGDVIYEGPPAHRLAPKHVVATGETLETIAQKYNVPWELLANINRITDPKAVQVGQELKVLQGPFSAVIDLGKRRMTLMLDRRYAGRFTIELDPSFSIEEGTWKVDQKLLTPVAGGVYGQPAGATEDRVLLLSNAANPTAQPAMLRGPGAADPVSAPPTARVIKLKAGDVKDVYDILSVQSTITVRR; encoded by the coding sequence GTGAGTTCCCTTCGCCCACTGGCCACGATTACATTGCTGGCCGTCGTCGGCGTCGTGCTGTACATGAAGATCAACGAAACCGAACCGGTCATTCCGGAGGGCGTTGGCGAATGGACAACCGGCCAACTTGAAATCGGCGGCGATCCCGGGGCTTCGGTTCCTGGCGTCGGCGGGCTGTCGCAAGCGCCCAAGCTCGACGCGCCGCCGCTCGACGCGACGGCTGCTGCTTCAGCAGCGCCGGCTGGCGACGCCGCGCCGGCGTGGAAGCCAGAGCCGATTCTATCGAGCAAGACCGACGCCGCCGAGGCGCCGAAGTTTGATCCGACCGCCGCGGCCCCTGCCGACAAGGGAGCGACGGCTGAGTCGTCGCCGGTTGCGCGCTCGGCCGATGCATCGCAACTTCCCGACATGCCGCCGCTGCCGGAATCGAATTCGACGGCGAAGGATGCCGCTCCGGTCGTTGCCGCCGCGGCTGCCGCTGCCGCGGTTCCGTTCGTGAACACGCCGAGCACCGGCGCCACGCCGTCTGCTGCAAGCGCACCCGCCGCCGAAAGCAGCGCGGCGGCTTCGCCCGCGCCTTCGTCGAATCCCTACGCCGTCACCCCCGACGCAAGCGCCGTCGCTCCGCCTCTCGAAACACCGGTGGCGGGCTCGACTCCAGTGGCCGATGTGCCACCCGTTGCCGAGGCGCCGGTCGCAGGGACCGAGCCGATCACGCCGACCGACGCGAGTAAGGGGTCGATGTACGCCTCGGCCCGCGTCGCCGTGCAAGGCGACCTCGACCGCGGCGAACTCGCTCAAGCGCTCCTCAAGCTTTCGGAATGGTACGGCGATCCGTCGCTCACGCCGGAAGAAACGCAAGAAGTCGACACGCTGCTCGGGCAGCTCGCCGGCGACGTGATCTACGAAGGCCCGCCGGCTCACCGCCTGGCGCCGAAGCATGTGGTCGCCACGGGCGAAACGCTTGAGACGATCGCGCAGAAGTACAACGTGCCGTGGGAACTGCTCGCGAACATCAATCGCATCACCGATCCGAAGGCCGTGCAAGTTGGCCAGGAACTGAAGGTGCTACAAGGACCGTTCTCAGCGGTAATCGACCTTGGCAAGCGTCGCATGACGCTCATGCTCGATCGTCGTTACGCTGGCCGGTTCACCATTGAACTCGATCCGTCGTTCTCGATCGAAGAGGGAACCTGGAAGGTCGACCAGAAGCTGCTCACGCCAGTCGCGGGCGGCGTCTACGGACAACCGGCCGGCGCGACCGAAGATCGCGTGCTGCTCCTTTCGAACGCTGCGAATCCGACCGCTCAGCCGGCAATGCTCCGCGGCCCGGGCGCCGCGGACCCGGTTTCGGCGCCCCCCACCGCCCGCGTCATCAAGCTGAAGGCGGGCGACGTGAAGGATGTGTACGACATTCTCTCGGTGCAGTCGACGATTACGGTGCGGCGGTAG
- a CDS encoding endonuclease III domain-containing protein — MPSDSANVFRILARELGPQHWWPAETPFEVMVGAMLVQNTAWKNVERALDNLRAADLLAPLRLAAVGEEELAELIRPAGYYRLKAKRLRHLLAFIVERFAGSIDAMRAVPVDAMRRELLAIHGVGPETADSILNYALGHAALVVDAYTHRIWTRHGWIDPRANYHQLQAEVARGLSADAQTYNELHALIVNVGHHWCKRTPKCEGCPLRELLPAAGPRC, encoded by the coding sequence ATGCCCAGCGACAGTGCAAACGTCTTCCGCATCCTTGCACGCGAGCTTGGGCCGCAGCATTGGTGGCCCGCCGAGACGCCGTTCGAAGTGATGGTCGGCGCCATGCTCGTGCAGAACACGGCGTGGAAAAATGTGGAACGCGCGCTCGACAATTTGCGCGCCGCCGATCTACTGGCGCCGCTGCGATTGGCGGCGGTCGGCGAAGAAGAACTTGCCGAGCTGATTCGCCCGGCCGGGTATTACCGACTGAAAGCGAAGCGGCTGCGGCATTTGCTGGCGTTTATCGTCGAGCGTTTTGCAGGTTCGATCGACGCGATGCGAGCCGTACCGGTCGACGCGATGCGACGGGAGTTGCTAGCGATTCACGGCGTCGGCCCCGAGACGGCCGACTCGATTCTTAACTACGCGCTCGGCCACGCAGCGCTGGTCGTCGATGCCTACACGCACCGCATCTGGACGCGGCATGGTTGGATTGATCCGCGGGCCAACTATCACCAGCTGCAAGCGGAAGTCGCCCGTGGCTTGTCGGCAGACGCGCAGACCTACAACGAGTTGCACGCGCTGATCGTCAACGTCGGCCATCACTGGTGCAAGCGCACGCCGAAGTGCGAAGGTTGCCCGCTGCGCGAACTACTCCCCGCCGCCGGGCCGAGGTGCTAG
- a CDS encoding DUF2617 family protein: MISVRPKLAELVYQLYGRSLHPELFDIQQSRTVERGDYKATVQITTAGHVVTWQHRGLTLTEVAAGAHHPLPQRRRLMSYRVKGERTDRIEIRPGLTYEMSFSLEPADHEKFAAYQRELTLAGTRQGMLQRFQPSGRFETGALSYVNIESRDKMLCVQAFHTFPDDSAVLKIQSWYRLGG; this comes from the coding sequence GTGATTTCCGTTCGCCCGAAGCTTGCCGAACTGGTTTATCAGCTGTACGGTCGCTCGCTCCATCCGGAGTTGTTCGACATCCAGCAATCGCGCACGGTCGAGCGGGGCGATTACAAGGCGACGGTCCAAATCACTACCGCCGGCCATGTCGTCACCTGGCAACATCGCGGGCTGACGCTCACCGAAGTAGCGGCCGGCGCCCACCACCCGCTGCCGCAACGCCGGCGGCTGATGTCGTACCGAGTGAAGGGCGAACGAACCGACCGCATCGAAATTCGTCCGGGCCTCACCTACGAAATGAGCTTCTCGCTTGAACCGGCCGACCACGAAAAGTTCGCCGCGTACCAACGCGAACTGACCCTCGCCGGCACTCGCCAAGGCATGCTGCAACGCTTCCAGCCGAGCGGCCGCTTCGAGACGGGCGCTCTCAGCTACGTGAACATCGAGTCGCGCGACAAGATGCTCTGCGTGCAAGCATTCCACACCTTCCCCGACGACTCAGCCGTGCTGAAGATCCAGTCGTGGTACCGCCTGGGCGGCTAA
- a CDS encoding alpha/beta fold hydrolase → MAQRLFNVEGVRLACEDVGSGPPIVLLHGFPLDHTMWNAQIAALQSHFRVIAPDLRGFGDSHLADGDAENGVGMERYAADVIALLDWLQISEPVVLAGLSMGGYIGWQAVLRWPERIRGLIPCDTRAAADADEPRAARFKMAEAAMQAGNSSPALVMIPRLLGAETRELRPEVEVALRAMIERQSAETVAAAQRGMARREDVRGKLDAITADSLCIVGVEDVISPPAELHEFAQLLAKSGEDDVRIVEIEHAGHMTPMENPAAVTAAIAAFARQCYNL, encoded by the coding sequence ATGGCACAGCGATTGTTCAATGTTGAGGGCGTGCGGCTGGCTTGCGAAGACGTTGGGTCCGGGCCGCCGATTGTGCTGCTCCATGGCTTTCCGCTCGATCACACGATGTGGAACGCACAGATCGCTGCGCTGCAGTCCCACTTCCGCGTCATCGCACCCGACCTGCGCGGCTTCGGCGACTCGCACTTAGCCGACGGCGACGCCGAGAACGGCGTCGGCATGGAGCGTTATGCAGCCGACGTGATCGCGCTGCTCGATTGGTTGCAGATCAGCGAACCGGTGGTGCTGGCGGGGCTGTCGATGGGCGGCTACATCGGCTGGCAGGCGGTGTTGCGCTGGCCCGAGCGGATTCGCGGGCTGATTCCGTGCGATACTCGCGCAGCGGCCGACGCCGACGAACCGCGCGCGGCGCGGTTCAAGATGGCCGAGGCGGCGATGCAGGCGGGCAATTCCTCGCCGGCGCTCGTGATGATTCCGCGGTTGCTCGGCGCCGAGACTCGCGAATTACGGCCGGAGGTCGAGGTGGCGCTGCGAGCGATGATCGAGCGCCAATCGGCCGAAACAGTCGCCGCCGCGCAGCGCGGCATGGCCCGGCGCGAGGACGTTCGCGGCAAGCTCGACGCGATCACCGCCGACTCGCTGTGCATCGTCGGCGTCGAAGACGTCATCAGCCCGCCGGCCGAGTTGCACGAGTTTGCCCAGCTGCTAGCAAAGTCGGGCGAAGACGACGTGCGGATCGTCGAGATCGAACACGCCGGACACATGACGCCGATGGAGAACCCGGCGGCAGTCACCGCAGCGATCGCCGCATTCGCACGGCAGTGCTACAACCTGTAG
- a CDS encoding response regulator, which produces MTDTTRDRVLIADDNEANVELLEAYLADSELDVEIAVAVDGQDTMEKAASFKPHLILLDVMMPKLSGFEVCQKLKGDPATSGIMILMVTALNEHGDMERAVDAGTDDFLSKPVDKVSLVKRVENMLKLRNVSDELERLRRYIEQMEAER; this is translated from the coding sequence ATGACCGACACCACCCGCGACCGCGTGCTGATCGCCGATGACAACGAGGCGAACGTTGAATTGCTGGAGGCCTACCTGGCCGATAGCGAACTCGACGTCGAGATTGCCGTCGCCGTCGATGGGCAAGACACGATGGAGAAGGCGGCGTCGTTCAAGCCGCATCTCATCTTGCTCGACGTGATGATGCCGAAGCTGAGCGGCTTCGAAGTTTGCCAGAAGCTCAAGGGCGATCCGGCGACCAGCGGCATCATGATTCTGATGGTCACCGCGCTCAACGAGCATGGCGACATGGAGCGGGCCGTCGACGCCGGAACGGACGACTTCCTGTCGAAGCCGGTCGACAAGGTGTCGTTGGTAAAGCGGGTCGAGAACATGTTGAAGCTGCGGAACGTTTCGGATGAGCTGGAACGCCTCCGCCGCTACATCGAACAAATGGAAGCCGAGCGCTAG